DNA sequence from the Plasmodium brasilianum strain Bolivian I chromosome 4, whole genome shotgun sequence genome:
aaaagcgaaaaataagcgaagaaaaaggaaaagtagaaaataaagaacaaGAATGTAAAGAAGAAGATAAAGAAGAAGAACAACAacaaaaggaagaaaaaggaggatgtattaaaaagagaaataaaaaaagactaAGATGTGAGgagaatgaagaaaaaaagaggaaaatttTGTCTGAAGAAAGGATGGTAACGTTTCTTAGCAGCCCTTTGGTGGCCGAAAAAAGGAAGAGTGATATTAAAGACGAGAATGATAATGagtcaaatatattttgctattcTGATGATAAAAAgagtttttataataataatagtattaatagtaatagtaataataatattaataataatattgttagtaatcaaaatttgaaaaaaatagaattgtTCAAAAATGGCAGTTCTTCCTCGTGTGAAATATCAGAAatagaaaatgaaaaggaattGTGTGAAGATATGGTGGAAGAAGGTAAAAATGGAGTAGTAAGAAAGgctaaaaataatgtaaaggaaaataatgaaaaagtatTTGGTAGTTATTgtcatattaatattaaagttCCAGAGGATACGAAGAAAGATATAACACGAAAGGATAAGCTGAACATGGTTGgctatgatatattaaattgttttatGATATCCTCGTctgatgaagaagaaaatgatgATTATGATGATGATGGTATTGATTGTCATATGAATAGTGACAAGAGTGACCAAATATATGATGATAACCATACACAGTCGAAAAGCGTTGAGTTCATTTATATTCCCTTTAATTacgaaaatttaaaaaaaaaaataaaattaatgagggatatagatatagaatTTTACAACATTCAAGAAAAATCGAAAGAAAGGGGCAAGGAAATAATATCTAGTGGTGGAATCTTAGTTGCAAACAGCAATGGAAATAAGAGCTCACTTTATGATGTTACAAATGGTGCAGTTATaagcagtaataatatttacaattcgaataataatatgaaggATGgagatgataataataataatgataaaaataatagtaatgataataataataatagaaacaataataatattaataataacaacaatattaattataataataacaacaatattaattataataataataataataacgagacagttttaaaaaggaatgaaaaaataaataggcAAGAAGTTTTCCCCCCAAAAAATGATACCCATGATTTTTGTTTTTGGAATGTTGAAAATGACACCTACATAACAAGACCACTATATGCGCAACATCTaaacaaaaaacattttacattattagaTGAGTCGGAAGAAATGATTAAAAACTATTCTTCAAATCAGTATTCAATTAAATTTGTGCCAAGACATTTGCTTTATGTAGTTAGTCAGGTAGCATCAAGGACATTCTTTGATCCTATATACAGGAAACAGTTGCTTTTCCATTTCTAGCATTTAAAAGAGTGTctattcatgtatatatatatatatatatatatatatatatatgatcatATCgctacatatgtatgtgtacatgtgcaAATACCGATACGATCCTATGTgagtatttaaaaattaaaaaaaacatggtATCCGTTTTTAGCACATTTTGTTAACCTTCTTTTATCACCCTTTTTGaatcgctttttttttttttatttttaatatttttagtttcaaatttttttttgtacagctccgatttttttttgttgcatATACTGGTGTAGCCCGTTTCTGTACATTTGTTACACTACAGAACGTTTTAGTGAAAAATGGTatctatattaaaatatttttatttttttccttttttttttttctttttttctctcctTTTTTTGCATGTTAAACTGTCTAACAGTTTGAAAAAGATTTACCCATATTAAGTTACCCAGGTCCATTCGTAATGAAAGTTTTGATTAGagatttttcatttttttgccATTCCTTTCCCTTACATTCCATCTTTTTATAGTATACATTTATCTTAAAAggttaacaaaataaatgcacATAAATGTAGCGATGGAAggtgtatttttaaatgaactGCAAAATCATATAAGCTTttgttatactttttaagTACAATAATGTGCTTAAGATATTGATAAAATTGAATATTGTgagaaaatagaaataataaaagtgtGTATCTGATAGGATGGTTTTAATGCAACACTTTTCTTTCAATTTTATCTCATTTTTTCCTCAAACTCATGTAAATATGTGATAACTTGCACTTgtccatatatatgtacttattaaAAGTTGTAAAGACAATTGACAGGAAGAtgtgccttttttttttttttttttttttttaacatctggctgtttatatatacaacattTTTCATGTGTTTTGAATCACCTTTCATTGTTGTACCCATGTATAGGTAAAAAAACTAGGACAACAGCgagcacacatatatatatacatgtatgtatgtatgttaatatgtttatacgtatatattatcACTGTTATCCTAGATATTTAACGTGGTTACTCCCTTTTAATCAGTCTATGCCTTATTTTGCcatactaaatatatatatatatataccagtGCTACCAATTTGTGTTAATCTATTGAAACAAAGCATACAGAAGAATTGGGggtaaaaaacaaaaaacaattttattgaactgttttttatatttaaaaaaaaaaaaaagaaaaaaaaggaattatcAATTAAAAACCAATAACAGAACAGCTACTTcgtataattttcttttttttttttttttacttttttgaacttcaaaagaacaaataagCATGCGAGTAGAtaagtatgtacatatattccCCCACATAATACAAGTACCCTTTCATCtttaaatgaatgaaaaagTTGTTGATATATTTCATCGTTTATTTTGGTAAATGTATACACTGTGGTACTACTAtgttaccttttttttttttttttttttttcgttgcAAAATTGTCCCAATGTAACTTTTATCACGAATTAAATTGGTAAAATTTTCAAGTTATTTTGGAAGgtgtatataaaaacataagtACAAGAAGAAACACAAATACAAATGTAAACGTTGATAGGATTGCTAATGGTTACAAGCCATGcgtcattttaattttttcataatataaaattactttttaCCTGACTTATGTTAagtatttttgtaaaaatttctGAAGGCTTATGCAAGGCAGTAGTATGCAAGTGTGCATGTGagcgtgcatatatatatatatatatatatatgtttgtatgtatagtgtacataaatatatatttatgtgtgtgtgtgtgtgtgtgtgtgtgtgtgtgtgtgtatatatatatatatatatatatatgcactcTTGgaattttgttcttttaattGTGCAATTGAGCTTTCGACGAAACTGcacaatattttaaaacttcCACTTTTTATAGAAGGATAGAAATTCCGCTCCCTTCTCCATATTGGTTACATAAAACGCCCATATCACTTTAAgtatgttttaataaatgtacatatttaaaaattttgttctatataaatttatgtttcTTCCTGAGTGTGTAATGGTTAAATGAACGCATTAACATGTTCTCAGTTGAATCAGAAAAAACTACAggatataagaaaaaaaactcaAGTAAGAAAATATGTGAGGAAGAAAAACGTTTACAGACAGATGTATTGTTTAGAAATGAAGAGAATGAACATATTTCACTTGACAATAATATTGTGCTAAATGATAACATCTTGGTAATACCAAACAATGGAATATGCGAAGAAATGAAGCATAATTCTGgggataaagaaaaaacagaaGTGGAAGAAGGGTCAAAACAATTTAAGGAAAGCGATAAAATTTCACTTAACAAATTATCAAGTAAAAAAGGGGCATactataatatttatcagtatgaggataaaaataataacaatgtaAAATTTTCGCAAAATGTGAATGCAATAAAGAAACCTTTTGAGAAGCATCACGAACATGTTAAGGATGATAGCTATATGACTATCAGCAAAAATGTGGTGAGAAATATGTTTCTTAAAAGTAATATTACCAGTAATAGTGAACAGATGGCAGATATTAGAGTATGCATAAATAAGCCAAGTAactcaaatatatatacaagcaatatatatttaagggAAAAATCAACTAGTCATCATAAAACGGGTAACAACAATTTGCTAAGGTATTATTACagtaaagaaataaatgaaggggaaaatttaatgaaaaaggaattatCAACTTTTGAAAAAACTGCTTctgtaaatattaaatgtcATGATGAGTCTCATGAACATTTAAACATGTTATACAGTAATGATAGCAGAATATTTAGAACAGATTTTACTTATACGAATAAGGATTGGGATAATATATACCCCCTTGCTGAGGATCGTCAGAAAATTATTGATGATATGAACAAATATAGTTCTTTTATtagtatattaaataataatacatacaaaagTAATTCCAGTATGCACAGATTAAACATAGTCATGCGTGATATGCACAAACCgcataatgaaaaatttgaaaaacagATATACGATGAACAGACAAAAATGGAAGAAGAACATAATGATTACGCTACTGAAGGTAGAGTATATTTCGATCTGGAAAAGAGTAATGCTATGTACGTTAACCAAATGAATGAAAGGAAGGAAAGTATGAAAGGTTTTAAGTGTGAAAcagaagaaataatttttagtaataatttaaataccGATAAAAAGATACATGAAGGGACAAACAGTAAAGAGAATGATATGGATTATTTTAACTTAAAGAAAAGAAGTAAGTTTATTAATTCTCACAATGTAGATGTGTTGAGGGGAGGCAAAAACTCGGTTTATGGAGCTGATGAAAAGAGGGATGAGATATACAGGGATAACCAAAGTGGaggaaattatataaaacagtGTACATTGAGCATGCccttgttaaaaaataagactACAGAAAATGCATGGAAGAAGAAAATTCAGGAAATTAACAAAGAAAGATTTCTCAGTATAAGGATGAAACCTAATGTGTTATACAGTGAAAAGTAtggaaaagtaaaaaatacaaaaaaagatttttctttttcatatacAGGAGAAAATGATGTTCCTAGGTTGATGGTGTTAAAGGAAAATGAGTGTTCTACTAATAGAAGTTCATATGATAGTATGTATGGGAAAAATGATATGACAAAAATGTTTGCCAATATTAGTAATCtgaatatgataaaaaataatgtgaTATTTTACCAAAAGAGAAAATGCAATAATGTTTTTAAGAAGAACAATAACATTAATATGAGAAGAAACTTTAACCGAAATATGTGCAAAACTGATAAGGCGGGGCATGTAGCTGATAATAAAGAGGCAAAGAAATCGTTCGAAGAAAACATTTTTCACttgaaaaacaaatttttgtCCCCTGAGAAATATGTGTTCATATTTAAGGAAAAGCAGACGTCAAACAATGAGTCTAAGAATGAATCACACGGTGAGTTGAAGAACAATGAAAACGTTACTTCCTGTCCCTCTCAGGATAACAAAAGTAAAGACATTACTTGTGCAGGAGAAAAGGAACACAATTCTGTCCATATGGTAGAACAGCCAGAACAGCTGATAAAAGCAGAAATGTgcttaaaaagaataaaggaTGAAAATAGATTTGCATTAAAGCACATGAGCAAAAATTGCCATATGATGGATAAATATCATGAGAATAGGAATCCAAATTTTAGCGATTTTTCGCTTGAATCATCTAATGATTCATCAATTGTAGAGAATGTcaatgaagaagaaaaagaaaaaaagaaagaaaaaaaagaaaattatcgTATATCGTTATTATCATACGatggaataaaaaatgacGTAAAACAATATGATAGAGAAGAAAgacaaattttaaaaagtaagaTAAATAGCTTAGATAGGAAATTGTTCGTAAAAAATGAACTGAATGACAGTACAACATTTAATTTAAGAAAGGGGAATTTTCAGTGCATTAAAGaagataatattaataaagtgAGTTTTACTCGAAGAAATAGTGAAAATTGCACTtcagaaaagaaaagaaataaattttcgtacaaattatatagtaACGACGAAATGTTTAGAAGTACCCATATGAATGAAGCGGAGAAGGAAAGGGAAAAGTTGAATAATACTATTTGTATTAATACCTACCACATTATAGACAAaaatatagagaaaaaaatcaATTGTTTGAATAGCCTTCATAATAGTAATGTATTTAGTATAGTTAGTGCAACGCAAGGCAAGTACACGattgaacaaataaaaaagatcGATGAATCATTCGGAAAAAGTGAAGGTACCTCGGAATTGATTAATTACAGTAGGAATGTGATTAGAACAGATCGAGGCATAAATAATGAGATAAACTGTAAGACTTTATTTTATGGGAAAAATTCAACTTGCGCaaacaaaaaattgaacAACGTTTGTTATAACTATGGGGGTGTAACTTGCAAGATCTTTAATAAGGACAGTAAACTTAAtgatagaaaaaatgaaaagtgtagtttaaaaaaaaatttgaaaagtaGTAACTGGTATGATTTTAAAGATagtttttttgaaaaaattaataaatccttttgtttaaaaatgaaaagggaaaattGTAATTATCACAACTTATTGGGAAACAATTTGTCAAGTGAAAAAAcgaatgaatataataataacacgaaaatatatgaaaaaagcattttcttattagaaaatgaaaagataaaagaatctcctttttttccttcacaaaaagaaaaaacaagaCAGGACAAATTTAATATAGATGATCATACTGCTGATATGTtcataaaatgttttaaagtGAATACACCACATAATATAGGCAGTAGTAAACATGATAAccatttttttgaatttactAATAAGAAGTTAATTATAAAACCATCAGCCTTTAATTATGCTAAAAAGCGCTACAtgtattttgaaaaaaactCAGAAATAAGAAGCACAAATAGCTATACGGATGTGGCAAATATTAAAGGACGCTATATTTACAATCCTAACGAAATGAATGATACAAATAAGGTGTTTATTAACAATATGACGAATAATTATTGCCTAGATGTGAAAAAGGACTCAATGCATAACATACATAAGAAAAAGCGTTTTCAGGTTAACATAGATGCGGATTTTAAAAGGGATGGAAGCTATTTGAATAATAACTATACAAACTGTTGTTTTACTATTTTAGAAAAGGATGAAAAGGGACTTACACCAGTAAGGAGTAGAAATGACGTAAATAATGGTAAACTTCTAGAGAATGAACAGGCTACTGATGGGTTTGCTATTTGTGAAAATGATTTACTCAAAAGGaagaatgaatataaaaattacgaACTAAGTTTAAAAACAAACCACAGTAGTAGCATTAATATCAGATGTAACCGTAACAGCATTAATGGCAGTAATAGCATTCATAACAGTAATAGCATTCATAACAGCAATAGCGTTAATAGCAGTAATAGCATTCATAATGGCAATAGCATTCATAACAGTAATAGCATTCACAAAAGCAGTAGCATTCGTAACAGCAGTAGCATTCACAAAAGCAGTAGCATTCGTAACAGCAGTAGCATTCGTAACAGCAGTAGTATTCGTAACAGCAGTAGCATTCGTAACAGCAGTAGCATTCATAACAGCAATAGCATTCATAACAGCAATAGCATTCATAACAGCAATAGCATTCATAACAGCAATAGCATTCATAACAGTGATAGCAGTActaacaatttaaaaaatcaaatcAATTTTGTGAATAGTGAAATTGATTTACTTGATAGGCATAAACTAAGGTTCTATTTGTCCAAAGGGAAAAACGCTATTAACAATAAGCTGTTTAATGTAACAGATGAAAAGGGTATATTgtcaatttttaaatattttaatttttttggtgATAGTAGCAAAATAGGTTGTGCACCTATTCCCTCCCATGCGGCAAAGACTGCGGGTGGGCATATCCAGTACGAGTGTGTATACAAGGATGAATTGCCCTCTAGTGGTGACAAGGTGAAAATTGCTTATGGAAATGAAAGCGAAGGTGATGATAAGGAAGATAAGGATGATAGGGACGATAGAGACGATAGAGACGATAGAGACGTTAACAACGATGATTATGATGATGGTGGTGATAAACGACACACATGTGCGTTAACGGATGCACATTGTCCTGATAATTCTAAAAGTTGTGATAAGATGAATTATGAAAACCATGATAATGCTAATGAAGAGGAGGACAAAATTGAGAACAACAAATGGGATGAAATGAATACAGATATGAGCACTACTCATGAGGGGGATGCAATTCGCACGAATATATACGAGGATGGGAGGGTCGGAAGTCGTACAAGCAGTggtaatgataatattaacCGTTCAAAAGAATGTAAATTGAAAGAAGACATAGACAGTCCTACACTTAGCAGGGAAAACGCATTTATGGATACTACAAGAAATGTGACAAATGGAAAAGGTAATGTCTCCAATTCACATAACGAAGATAATATCTTCATCTTAACTAGTAAAGATAATATCTCCACCGTGAAACTTGCTGATGAAATTGAGGAGGAAAAGGGACATGATGTTATTAGACAGGACACTTTTACGAATATAGTACATGAACAGTGCATACATGAGAATAAACTGAACACGCAGGTGCAAAAAAGCGATTTATTATGTGAGAAAACTGATACCAATATGAGCTTCGCAGATACAGAGAAGATAAAGAAACAAAGTAATGCTGTccttatatgtaataataataacaaagtAGAAAAGGTTAATATTCAGAAGAATGATTTTTCTACACATAGCAATCTTATATTTGACAATTTTGAGAAAATTTCTGAAAgaattaatttcattttagaTGATACTgtccatttttttaaaaagaacccatatatacataacgGGTATGGGAAAGCTAAAgtgtgtaaaaataataaaaggaaattagaaaaaaaaaaattaaaaaaatggtcttccgtttataaaattaataaagtcGTTTGTAAAGGAGCACACGGAGTAGTGTTCTCTGCGTGGAGAAGTGAAAAGGAAAGTGAACTTGAGAAAAATTTCAGATTGCACTTTTTAGAGTCATGTGGGGGTAGGGATGGCATAATGGAAGAGGTGGAAGAAGAATtggaagaagaggaagataATGAGGAAGATGATGGGGAGAATGATGAGGAAGATGATGAGGAAGATGATGAAGAAGATGATGGGGAGGATGACGAGGAAGATGATGGGGAATATGATGGGGAATATGATGGGGAGGATGATGTGAAAAACGATGTGGAGAATGTGggagaaaacaaaaatgaaaaggagaCCAACAAAGAGATCCTAAAAGAGAACGAAAGGCATACCAACAAAGAGATCCTAAAAGAGAACGAAAGGCATACCAACAAAGAGCTCCCAAGAGAGAGCGAAAGGAAGACCAGCGCGAAGGTACAACACGTATCATACTACCCGCATGATGGCATGAAGGAAGCAGAAGGTGCATCATTGAAAGAgacagaaaaaatagaaaaattatacgAAAGCAACttagaaaatgaagaagaggTAGAAATGGGAAGAGGGGATGAGTCAAAGAGAGGTTTTAATTTGgtaaaaggggaaaaagaagaaagtgAAGATagtaatgatgaaaataattacgATGCTGATAATTTAGTAacacttaaaattttaaatttatgctatttaagtaaaaaaaaaaatgtaagaagAATTTTGAGAgaagtatattatttaaatatgtgtGACCATCCAAATATTGTTAAGTATTATGAATCATTTTTTTGGCCTCCTTGCTATTTAATAATAGTTTGTGAATACCTGTCAGGTGGGTCCCTAtttgatttatataaaaatcatGGGAACATAAGTGAAgatatattagtatatatcTTAGATGATGTTTTAAAAGCTTTGAATTATTTGCATAACGAATGTACTTTATCTCTTATACATAGAGACATAAAACCTACAAATATTGTTCTCTCAAAAAATGGAGTAGCAAAAATAGTAGATTTTGGTTCttgtaaaaatttagaaaatataaaatcgAAAGAAATAGTAGGGACAGTTTATTATATTGCTCCAGAAATTTTAAACAGAGAAAAATATGACTGTTCAGTAGATATATGGTCTTTAGGTATTACTATATATGAAATTGTTATGGGTGTTTTACCTtggaaaagaaataaaactaTGGATGAatgtatacaaaatattattaactcttctccaaaaattaatattggTTCTGGTTTCAGTAAacatttatgttattttgttGAATCATGTTTACAAAAGAACCCACAAAATAGAGCGACTGtatcaaaattattaaatcaCAAATttatgacaaaaaaaagatcaattaaaaataaacctAATTCTATTTTGGAAATTAGACAAATCCTTAGGTCAAACAATAGGAAAACAAAAAGTACGATTTTtcgaaattttttaaaaaatatctttttttttaatggaaaaaataagaggAAAAGAATTGAAGTCATCAGCTCCAAATCTTGTCAACCCGAAATGTTTTATCAAAACATAAAGAGAGAAAATTTCGacttttttgaaataaaagtACGGGATGAGAATAGCAAATCTTTGAACAGCCTGAATTTTGAATTTTCTAATGAATATGcggaaaataattattcttcCAACCGTTTTCCGGCCAACGGAGgcagaaaataaaataactgtGAACCATCATTGTAGAAACGCCCAACTGTGAGTAATTCGTACACTGAATAGAAGACAACGACAACGTAGGCATATATTATGACTGTCAAATGCCAATACCTGCCTTTGATTTTGGAAGAGTTAAGCTATGTCAGGGTTAGGGGGAagaaaacaagaaaaaataagaaaaaaaaaaaaaaagaagggcAGCCATTTGAGATGGATGCACAGAAATGTTAAGTTTCCCAAATGgcgttgaaaaaaaatttgttcattttactTCCTATACTTCGTTTGGCTTGTTTCATTTcatgttttcttttaaaaggatatgtatttttgtaaaagCATTAGGAGTAAGgaaaatttatgttttcgTTTTAAATAGGAATCATCATGCCTAACATGGACTAAGTTGTTTTAGTTGTAAGTATAAAcgaattaatatatcattaaatttGTGCATCCGTCTGAcacaattttaatttatgtatacgtaGCTTAGTTGTTTGGTGTTCTCGTAGTTTCGCATTCATAGGAGCATTcccacatatatttatatgtttgcatatatatatatatgttcatatgtttgtatgtgtgtatagaTGTTCATATGTGTAATtccacatttttattttcccctGTTGGCTATTTCTGTCATT
Encoded proteins:
- a CDS encoding hypothetical protein (conserved Plasmodium protein); protein product: MFMMGINKSSEQQENGDDYNMSCYVAWVRSIFNSDVSINTNLLHIEAERENKKKRKISEEKGKVENKEQECKEEDKEEEQQQKEEKGGCIKKRNKKRLRCEENEEKKRKILSEERMVTFLSSPLVAEKRKSDIKDENDNESNIFCYSDDKKSFYNNNSINSNSNNNINNNIVSNQNLKKIELFKNGSSSSCEISEIENEKELCEDMVEEGKNGVVRKAKNNVKENNEKVFGSYCHINIKVPEDTKKDITRKDKLNMVGYDILNCFMISSSDEEENDDYDDDGIDCHMNSDKSDQIYDDNHTQSKSVEFIYIPFNYENLKKKIKLMRDIDIEFYNIQEKSKERGKEIISSGGILVANSNGNKSSLYDVTNGAVISSNNIYNSNNNMKDGDDNNNNDKNNSNDNNNNRNNNNINNNNNINYNNNNNINYNNNNNNETVLKRNEKINRQEVFPPKNDTHDFCFWNVENDTYITRPLYAQHLNKKHFTLLDESEEMIKNYSSNQYSIKFVPRHLLYVVSQVASRTFFDPIYRKQLLFHF
- a CDS encoding protein kinase — protein: MFSVESEKTTGYKKKNSSKKICEEEKRLQTDVLFRNEENEHISLDNNIVLNDNILVIPNNGICEEMKHNSGDKEKTEVEEGSKQFKESDKISLNKLSSKKGAYYNIYQYEDKNNNNVKFSQNVNAIKKPFEKHHEHVKDDSYMTISKNVVRNMFLKSNITSNSEQMADIRVCINKPSNSNIYTSNIYLREKSTSHHKTGNNNLLRYYYSKEINEGENLMKKELSTFEKTASVNIKCHDESHEHLNMLYSNDSRIFRTDFTYTNKDWDNIYPLAEDRQKIIDDMNKYSSFISILNNNTYKSNSSMHRLNIVMRDMHKPHNEKFEKQIYDEQTKMEEEHNDYATEGRVYFDLEKSNAMYVNQMNERKESMKGFKCETEEIIFSNNLNTDKKIHEGTNSKENDMDYFNLKKRSKFINSHNVDVLRGGKNSVYGADEKRDEIYRDNQSGGNYIKQCTLSMPLLKNKTTENAWKKKIQEINKERFLSIRMKPNVLYSEKYGKVKNTKKDFSFSYTGENDVPRLMVLKENECSTNRSSYDSMYGKNDMTKMFANISNLNMIKNNVIFYQKRKCNNVFKKNNNINMRRNFNRNMCKTDKAGHVADNKEAKKSFEENIFHLKNKFLSPEKYVFIFKEKQTSNNESKNESHGELKNNENVTSCPSQDNKSKDITCAGEKEHNSVHMVEQPEQLIKAEMCLKRIKDENRFALKHMSKNCHMMDKYHENRNPNFSDFSLESSNDSSIVENVNEEEKEKKKEKKENYRISLLSYDGIKNDVKQYDREERQILKSKINSLDRKLFVKNELNDSTTFNLRKGNFQCIKEDNINKVSFTRRNSENCTSEKKRNKFSYKLYSNDEMFRSTHMNEAEKEREKLNNTICINTYHIIDKNIEKKINCLNSLHNSNVFSIVSATQGKYTIEQIKKIDESFGKSEGTSELINYSRNVIRTDRGINNEINCKTLFYGKNSTCANKKLNNVCYNYGGVTCKIFNKDSKLNDRKNEKCSLKKNLKSSNWYDFKDSFFEKINKSFCLKMKRENCNYHNLLGNNLSSEKTNEYNNNTKIYEKSIFLLENEKIKESPFFPSQKEKTRQDKFNIDDHTADMFIKCFKVNTPHNIGSSKHDNHFFEFTNKKLIIKPSAFNYAKKRYMYFEKNSEIRSTNSYTDVANIKGRYIYNPNEMNDTNKVFINNMTNNYCLDVKKDSMHNIHKKKRFQVNIDADFKRDGSYLNNNYTNCCFTILEKDEKGLTPVRSRNDVNNGKLLENEQATDGFAICENDLLKRKNEYKNYELSLKTNHSSSINIRCNRNSINGSNSIHNSNSIHNSNSVNSSNSIHNGNSIHNSNSIHKSSSIRNSSSIHKSSSIRNSSSIRNSSSIRNSSSIRNSSSIHNSNSIHNSNSIHNSNSIHNSNSIHNSDSSTNNLKNQINFVNSEIDLLDRHKLRFYLSKGKNAINNKLFNVTDEKGILSIFKYFNFFGDSSKIGCAPIPSHAAKTAGGHIQYECVYKDELPSSGDKVKIAYGNESEGDDKEDKDDRDDRDDRDDRDVNNDDYDDGGDKRHTCALTDAHCPDNSKSCDKMNYENHDNANEEEDKIENNKWDEMNTDMSTTHEGDAIRTNIYEDGRVGSRTSSGNDNINRSKECKLKEDIDSPTLSRENAFMDTTRNVTNGKGNVSNSHNEDNIFILTSKDNISTVKLADEIEEEKGHDVIRQDTFTNIVHEQCIHENKLNTQVQKSDLLCEKTDTNMSFADTEKIKKQSNAVLICNNNNKVEKVNIQKNDFSTHSNLIFDNFEKISERINFILDDTVHFFKKNPYIHNGYGKAKVCKNNKRKLEKKKLKKWSSVYKINKVVCKGAHGVVFSAWRSEKESELEKNFRLHFLESCGGRDGIMEEVEEELEEEEDNEEDDGENDEEDDEEDDEEDDGEDDEEDDGEYDGEYDGEDDVKNDVENVGENKNEKETNKEILKENERHTNKEILKENERHTNKELPRESERKTSAKVQHVSYYPHDGMKEAEGASLKETEKIEKLYESNLENEEEVEMGRGDESKRGFNLVKGEKEESEDSNDENNYDADNLVTLKILNLCYLSKKKNVRRILREVYYLNMCDHPNIVKYYESFFWPPCYLIIVCEYLSGGSLFDLYKNHGNISEDILVYILDDVLKALNYLHNECTLSLIHRDIKPTNIVLSKNGVAKIVDFGSCKNLENIKSKEIVGTVYYIAPEILNREKYDCSVDIWSLGITIYEIVMGVLPWKRNKTMDECIQNIINSSPKINIGSGFSKHLCYFVESCLQKNPQNRATVSKLLNHKFMTKKRSIKNKPNSILEIRQILRSNNRKTKSTIFRNFLKNIFFFNGKNKRKRIEVISSKSCQPEMFYQNIKRENFDFFEIKVRDENSKSLNSLNFEFSNEYAENNYSSNRFPANGGRK